The Arachis ipaensis cultivar K30076 chromosome B05, Araip1.1, whole genome shotgun sequence nucleotide sequence tgtttatataataTATGTTGTTGGTTGTGATTATTATATACTATATTTGtatgaatttttttgtttttattttttatttttattgtacctCTTActgtactttatttttatttttttagtccaaaataatattaaattaaagagtactaacgacactaaaataaattataaaatattttttttgtttaatattaTAAAATGTATAGTActcccttttatatttttatttcttattttttttagttcatatgaattttttttattatttaccgTTCTTTATGTTTAATATGTAAagtgtcttttttatttttatttaactttgttcttttttattttttacttatttttatcATTGAccttttttacattatttttttcAGTGTTCTAATCTCTCgggtaaattattaatttttttatggtattcttattatttcttgttcatatgaattctatttttttcttttttatgcacagtattaaaaaaaattatagaacattttttttatttgacattatAAAATGTATAATactatcttttatatttttattttttattatttttagttcatatgaattttttttattatttactattctTTATGTTTAATATGTAAagtgtcttttttatttttatttgactttgttttttttttttacttatttttatcGTTgactttttttatattattttttcagTGTTCTAGTCTCTCAAgtatgttattaatttttttatggtattcttattattttttgttcgtatggattctatttttttcctcttttatgCACTGTGTTTATATCTTATAcgaagtttattttatttttcttaattgatatagttcatatgaattttttttatcttttattatatttcttttattcatatgatatatattgttggttttataaaatttttatcattttttatttacGTGAGTTCccgttttatattttattatacttTTTTAGATACTAAGTTTAATCAATATGAACATGCAAACATTCTTGATGGAGAAGATAATAGTTATGTTGGTGAAAGCTCAGATCAAACTCTAACCATTAGCTCTTCTGTAGAAATGGACCGTGTTCGAGATTTGATTAGGGATCAAATTATTAATCACATGCAGTAGAAATAATAGTGTTCTTATGTACTAATTTTGTATAAGATATTAGTTTTTACATATTTCATTAgtgttttatcttttaatttaatatttattagtgtttttatgtattaaaatatattttgtcaatttttatatgttactttaatttagtaagtaaatattaactttattataaaatgaattaataagatctattcaaatatctaaagtaaaataatagaataatataaaaaattattttaattgatgtctcttttagtaatttttcatctaaaagttattttgagtagtataatccaaacaacatttattttactataatccattttgacataaagattgccaaacataaatcacgttaacacaaacttacttttcatcaaaatcaagtttgcaaaatcaagtTTATGCAAACTTCTGTttgcaaactgtaatccaaacacacacttataTGTGGAGCATAAccgataaaaaaatatatatgaccaTTCAGATTACCATTCAGATTTAACTCAACAATAGAAGTTTAATATAGGGCAATTCACCTAAATAAATTGTTTCACTCTCAAAATTACGTAAATGCATTGTTTCCAAAACGAGATGCAATATTTCATATATCTATAGAAACCGCTACTCGTGGTTTACACAAAACACAGAATCCACTGGTGTCAGCCGCGGATTACATTGAGTTGTGGCAGCATAAAAACGACTGTTGTCTGCCGCGGTTTCTGTATGATTATGATTGGTCATAAACCGCTACTGTCAGTAGCGGTTTATGTGCATTGTGACACGTGTGTAAACCGCTAGAGGCAGCAGCGGTTTATGTTGAGTATGAAAATAAATAGTAAAactattttttatctaaaaaaataattacaaaacaaataattaatggtatatattatttaaataatatcataaataataaaatttaatttatcatttcacaatataatttaaaaaatataaatatgcatgtaataaattttttatttgtatttattattaaaagtgagaccaaattataaataaaaaaatacaatactcaaagtattaaattatataaaccaagactaattttttttattctcatctcttttaaaatttataaataataaaataatttatttttagccaAAAGTTCactaaatcatatatttttctctttaaaaatcacttcattctcttttatttatatcaacCATACAAAGAAAATTCGGGGAGTTTGAAACATGGGTTGTGTTCTTTGCTGCTGATTTGCAATTGAGGTTCTagctaaataaattttttttattgtgcaACTTTGTTGTCTTatgccaaaaaataaaaattagttgtattttatagttgattgattagataaataatagtgatagcatcataattttgatgaataaaataaaaaatataaatatgcatgtaataaatttttatttgtatttattattaaaatgagactaaatagcaaatcaaagagtgAATACTCACAGAGTACTCaaatatataaactaagactAATTTTTTTTCATCTTCATCCCTTTTAAAactcatgaatgataaaataatttatttttagtaaaaaattcactaaagcatacattttttctataaaataaatttttttatcttcattccttttttttatcatcatcaatttTAAAACTCATGAACTTTtggctaaaaataaattattttattatttataaattttaaaagagatgagaataaaaaaaattagtcttggtttatataatttaatactttgagtactgtatttttttatttgtaatttggtctcacttttaataataaatacaaataaaaagtttattacatgcatatttatattttttaaattatattttaaaatgataaattaaattcaTTTCACAATATTTGTTTTCATACTCACACGTGTCCCAATGCACATAAACCGCTACTGACAATAGCGGTTTATGACCAACCATAATCATGCAGAAATCGCGACAGATAACCGCGGTTTTCATACTGCCACAACTCAACAGATAACAGCGGTTTTCATGCTGCCACAACTCAACGTAATCCGCGGCTGACAGCAGCGGATTTTGTGtttgtgtaaaccgctactgtcAGTAGCGATTTCCATAGATATATGAAACAATGCATTTACGTCTTCGTTTtggaaacaatgcatttgcgtaatTTTAAAGGTGaaacaatttatttatgtaaattgccttgatttaattatattaataattgtGTAGACTTAAAAATGCATGCCGTCTTAGCTCAGCGGTAGAGCGCGTGGCTTTTAACCACGTGGTCGTGGGTtcgatccccacagacggcgTTAGTCTTTATAATctcttattagattaaaataaaaaagaaattctaAACTTATAATATAAAATCCAATTTAATAAGACAAATAAACAGAATTAAAATATATCAACTTTGGTAGTATATTGATGTCTAGAATtagaattataataaaaaattatgattAAAAGTAATTAACTTTGAGGCCGTACTAATCCTGTGTAGTGATTTGCACATATCCTTTGGCCATCAGAAAAACTTATCCCCAACAACAAATACATCAATTTGCAATTTTGCATCCATCATCGTCTTCTTCAAACTCCATTCTTTTATCCGTAACCGTAACCATGGTGGTTGTGGCCAACACCTTGGGTGTCTCCCAGGCCATATCCACCAcctcttcttttgattctatcCCAAAGAAGTTCCTTCTGAGTTGTATCGCTCCCAGCAGCAACAACAGTAAAAACtactctcttcctctttctcttcaaTTAGTGTTCCCCGGAAGGACCCGCACCCACTTATGCCGCTGTACCAACTACGAGACTTCATCATCGTCATcctcgtcttcatcttcttctgtcAATAAGTGGGATTGGAACCGATGGTGCCGCCATTTCTCTGAAATTGAACAGGCTGAGAGCTTCGTTTCTCTTCTCAAGGTACCCTCCCTTCCCCCTCTAATTCATGTTATTGTTCAAAGCAATTTGACAGGCACGATTGTTCTTCAGATTAAACCCCATAGTAttcgaaaagaaaacaaaaattgagATTGAAATTTAGCTACAGGACAGAAATTGGACGTGGTATTGTGAACTTCGGTAAATTGGGGAATTATTGTGGAAGTTTAAAAGTGGAGTATTATGGATTATAGAAGTTTGACCCAAATAGGTTAATCCCCattttatttatgtatatatagtaTAGAAATAGAAGTATAGATTATAGATATTAGTTCTGATGCACTGTAATTGTCTTAGTGTCACAATTCACATGCTTACATTCTGTGTTACACTCACAATTAAATTCTAGTCTTgagtattattttttgttattgtttaTACCCAAGCAGAAAAAAATTGTCATACTGTTTGACTTTATGACGATAGTTGAATGAAATGAAGTATTATGGGATATTTATCCTGCTAAGAACAATAATTATCATTTGGTTTAGTAAAGGACATAGAGGCGTTGTGGTTTGTTTAGTTATTGTATTTTAATTTCGTTGATTTTCCATTAAACGACGATGAGATGATGTTTATGAGAAATGAAAAGCAGAAGCCAACGGAAGATTTTTCCAGGgtgtaattattaatttattattttgaaagctGAGGTGGTTTTTGTAAGTAAATAAGTGAAGTACTATGTTTCTCATGCAGATGTACTTGGCTAAGTGTCATAAACTTTGTTctcaaataaagaaattcaataaCTTAGTGCCTCAATTATgcatattattaaatttatttgttGTTGAACAAAGACAATTAAGTGTAACTGTGTACGCAGGCCGAGAAACGCTTTACCAGCTTTGTCCCTTAAATATCTTAAGATATTAAAATCCGATGAGACAAATGAGTGTAACAAAAGCCTAATTTGGGGCTAGTTTAATGATGTTTGGCATGAGTGAGGGTCTAAATTTATTATACTTTATGATATTGAGGGAAGAAGTTGATGCTTGTATCTTGGGACTTTGGTGGACAAAGTAGAGTGTTTACTTTGTGTAAATAGTAAATAGTAGATTGTAAATACTTACTCAGACGATTTCTACTTCATGCCCTTCAGTTTCAACTTGAAGATGCCATTGAAAAGGAAGACTTCCAGGAAGCAGCCAAGTTGAAGAGAACTATAGAAGAAGCAACATCCAAGGACAGTGTTTCTGAAATTATGGCTCAATTGAAGGTTAGACAAATATTTTTGTTTGGATTAGTTAGACTGTCATTCTCTCAATTTTTCCTACTTAGAGATTTTACTGATTATAACATCATATTTCTTTATGTCCAGGATGCCATAGATGATGAACGCTATCATGACGCTTCAAGATTATGTAGGAACACTGGAAGTGGGCTGGTATTCCTTTGCTTTTTACTATCAGCTGTTATTAAAAAGTCAACTTTCCTCCTGTAATTTTAAAAgtggtttctttctttcttgtttgtCTAATAATAACTTGTTGGATAATTCCACTATAACAATGATTTAAAGAAACACAAGTAACCATGGCATACCAGTCTTGTGCATGCCCCCACTGGGGAAGACAGCTAAAATATATACTGTACAAAATAACTATTACATATTTCTTTCTCACATTGTGTTCTTTGAAAACTTAAAGGTCATGTGCCAATCAGAACCAATAACCATCAGAGTCTAGAGCGAGGAGAGAGTAAGAGGTGAAAAATGTTTGGAAAATTTGTGGGTCTGATTTGGAGGGGCTAGTTGTAAACAAAAACTTTTTCCTTACTCATCAGTGACAATCTAACTACTTGATTTTATGTTAAAATTCTTAATTTTCTAAGTTGGTATTCATCAAGTAAAGAAAGATATATCTTTGGAAGAAATCTGGAAACTGTCATTGTCAAATATGTTAGTTATAAGTTTATGACTGTGGATAATATCAATAGAAGTTATTCATAGGACTATAGGAGCTTGAGTGGTATGCCTGTTATTGTAGATTAAGAACCTGCAATAGAGACACTGTACTGCATTGGAAACATAATTATTTCGGTTGTCTAGGAAGATAGAGATATTCTATAGAAAGCCGATATACAATAAATGGTATGAACCTAGTTGTGATCATGACTTGTAATTGTGTGTGTTGATTATGGTAGTAATGCCAACAACTTTCTGTAAACTGTATCCACTGATGTCCAACACCAATTTTATCTTTACGTATGATCAGGTGGGTTGGTGGGTGGGGTACTCAAAAAATTCAGATGACCCTTTTGGTAGAATAATTCATATAAGTCCTGGTATGGGTAGATTCATTGGCAAGAGTTACAGCCCAAGGTATGTTCTCCCCAACTTTCGAATTTTTATTCTTGTAATTGGGAAAAATTGCTTATTTATGTTTGGCTTTTTACTACAGACAGTTGATTACAGCATCCAATGGGACGCCAGTATTTGAAATTTACGTGGTTAAAAATGCTGATGACACATATCACATGCAGGTAACAtgcaaaatttttaacaaaatattGTTTTTTGTAATTTGTCAATATTACCCATAGATTCAAGGAAACATGGATGATTTGAATTGTTTCGATCTGATCGAAGATACTTCTGATTCATGACCTATAGATATCCAAAGAAACATAATTTGGGGTACTGATGCAAATATTCAGTAATGGAAACTAAGCTAAACAAAATGAATTTTAGGATTGGAAATCAgaacatattattattattattattattatttaaaaaaaaaagtttaatactAGTGCTAATCATAGCTGACCCATTCTGTATAGTATAATTAGCTTTCGCGTTATGCATGTAATGCACTAATGCTAATGATGTCTCATCTGGTAACATTTAATAGGTAGTGTACTTACGGCGAAACAGAGGAAATTCAATGAGTAAACCTCCATCTGTACCTGCTAAAAGCCCATCCAAACCTGAGGTTGAAAATATCTCTTCCGTTGAGGTAGAGGAACATGAAGAGAAGGCTGAGCCTAATGATGATAAAAACAGTAACATTGACGGGGCCACCGAGGAGGGCATTAAAAGTGTCATAAATTTTCTTAAAGAAAAAATTCCAGGATTGAAGGTTAAAGTTATGAACATCAGTGTTGAAACAGAGGCAGCAGAAAATGAATCTATTAAGCAGTTGATGGAAGAAGATAGTAAGAAAACAAGCTCCAGCGAGAATTCTGAAGAGGAAGATAATAATCTGGACGAACCTGATGGGGTCACTCTAGGAGGAGATAGTGATACCTCTGGAGAAGAAAAGGATTTGGATATGAAGCTCTTTATTGGTGGAGTCGTACACAATGATGAAGATACTCCTGTTAAGGACNNNNNNNNNNNNNNNNNNNNNNNNNNNNNNNNNNNNNNNNNNNNNNNNNNNNNNTATGGAACGAGATTCTTTTGCCTTGCACATTCCTAGGAGAAATCTAGATCTTGATACAAGAGAAAGTAAAGTGTCAAATATCAAAGTTGCAGCTCTTGCAGCACAAGGATTCACAGAGCTTATGCCTCCTGAGGTTGCGAAGGCATTTTGGACTGACAAAGTTGCTTCTAAGGTGAGATTTAGATAAGAGGCTCTCAATCATTgtttaaaaaagattaatcaaACATATATTCTGCTAAGGCATACTTGGTAGAATTACAGAATGCTTTCTTGGGTCAAGCAAAATTGTCATTTTGAGGGGGGAGGGGGAAAAAGGATCTTGTACGTATTATTTGTGTTTTTTTGGACTCNNNNNNNNNNNNNNNNNNNNNNNNNNNNNNNNNNNNNNNNNNNNNNNNNNNNNNNNNNNNNNNNNNNNNNNNTCCAATTATTCTTTCATAGTTATTTTTCCACTGTTAACACAGAATGGAGAGAGTAGCTGTTATGATTACGATGATAAGTCTGCATCTTTTTGCATATAATGAATCATCCGGATGATAAACTTTTATTCTGTATCAGTTTTGCTTATCAACCACATCATCTAGTTAGACCAGTCTTCATTTTATTTTCCTGTTCGCATATCCCTGGAAAGTCAGTTGCAAAGGGCGAGTCTTTGTACATAAgatatttatgttaattttataaACAACGAGATATTAGTGTAATTTACTCGTTGGTTTATTGATTTTAGTACACTGTCAGAAGATGGATTTGATACTGCATAAATAATATTTCATTTTCTTTAGGTGGATATAACTTTCCAAAAAAAATGTGACATTgcgtcaattttacttttattaacTTATCTTCAGAATTGGCTTATTTTACTATTCTATCTATTATTGTCAAATGCTTGTGACTGTAGTAAGCTTATTCAAAAAATTCCTTGGAAAAGATGATTGTGGATTCTGCCCCTCCCTTCCGAAGTTCTTAAACTGTATCTGATTATTATGATTTTCATGTCAATTACTTAGGTTACCAAAAACATGCGTGAAATTGTCAAACTTGCTATTAGTCAAGCACAGAAAAGAAGTAGGTTATCTGAAGATACATATTTTAGTCGGATTTCCACTCCAAGAGGGGGTTTTGATCCTTTTGATGGTCAGTTTGCTTCTCCGTTTGACCAACTGGCACTGCTGTAATTTGTAACCTTGGAAAAATTCATTATAAATAAATTGTTCTGGCTGACATGTAGGACTCTATGTTGGTGCATTTGGCCCTTATGGCACGGAAGTAGTACAGTTGAGGAGAAAATTTGGACATTGGAATGATGCCGACGATGCAAACAACCCTTCAGATGTGGAGTTCTTTGAATATGTTGAGGCAGTGAAGTTGACAGGGGATCTTAATGTTCCTGCTGGCCAGGTTTTGTGCATTTCGAATCTGATAATAATCCTTGTTGTATCATATAGTTCTATCAACTACGTGCTCATTATAGGAAAGTTAAATTTTGTTTTGGGTATGCAGGTGACATTCCGTGCTAAAATCGGCAGAGTCAACCGTAACAGCAACCGTGGAATGTATCCTGATGAATTAGGAGTGGTAATTGCACTTTACAATTTAATACCACCATATCTGCGTATATGGTTGTAAATTCTTATCGTGGTATGCTTAGTTGCAAACTCCAAACCTTAATACTGAGCCGTATCCAAACATTCTTTTATTTATAACCTCGTACTTGCTGTTGCATCAACTACATGCACAATTTAATTCCGTTTTTTGCGAATTGGCAGTACTTTTCACGTATTATATTGCTTTAATCTGCTCTTAGTGATTGCATGTCTGTATGTATTTATTGCTTTCAAGAAGCTTTCTCCTTCCCCTTACATACTTTTATGTTGGTTTgcattccttttcttcttcaccGTAGTTTCTGTCTTTGAGTTGGGTCATTTCGGATTGTCCTGGAGATATACAACTAACCTTGAATACACTCATTTATGAAAAGGTTGCAAGTTATAAGGGCCAAGGGCGAATAGCAGACTTTGGATTTCAAAATCCAAAATGGGTTGAGGGAGAATTACTCCAACTTAACGGCAAGGTAACTTGATAGTGCATGTGTCACagtttttatttacttatttatttttaaatgttCAAACTTGACCGATATTTCTACTAGCATACTTGTTTTGTTACTGTTTCTTTTGACATTCTTTGGTTTCTGCTGTTGTCATATTTAGGGCATAGGACCATACATGAAAGGTGCAGATCTTGGTTTCCTTTATGTTGTGCCAGAGCAAAGTTTTCTGGTGCTATTCAACCGGCTGAAACTACCAGATTGAGCCATGGTTCCCTCAGCCTGTCtgatttcttctcttttctatgtgAGCAGGACATTGAGAATTCGACTACTATGCTATTTTCCTTAGGTTTATAGCTTTATCCCTCACACACAGGCACTTGTAATTTTTATAGGCTCTTACTCCTTTCATGAGTTagccatttcttcttcttcctttagtCATTACTATGAGATTGTGTATATAAATTTTGCTGAATGACACAATAGTGTACGACAGGAACTCTGGAAGTACCTTATTTGACCTTTTATGTGCATGTGGATTGTTGTGCCTCTGTATACCACTCTCTCCAGTCTCCACAAAAGACATGAAATAATAAAAACTCCATTGTTGTGAAGGCCCAATAAGTAAgaatataaaataagaataaataaagaGTAAATTACTGACCCGGCACAAAATGAGGCATGAGCCATGACTGGTGTCTAAAGGACACGTCTTATAGTATGCCTAATAACCAAATATACAGAAAAACAGCAAAAAAATTTTCTACTTTTAGGATTTTTCCAAATAGATATATTATATCATCATGTGCCAATGATAAACAGACCTCTTGGCAATGTCAAAATCTACAATATATACCATAAAAGCATTCTGTTTGTGAGAAATGGAGTTCAGGCACAATTTAGAATTTAGCACAAGGTCTTCTGTTATAAACAAAGTGTTTGGATAAAAAGATGGTTCACCAAAAGAGCTAATAACTATTGAGGCTTGTGGAATGAAAATTGAATTAATACCTgtttttgaaaaatatgaaaatactATAGGGTGAGTTTGCAACTTATGAAAGGGTTTGGTTTCATAACGAGTGGAGTTATTTATTTGGTTTGTTTTGATAAGaagaataaatattaaaaaacaaTTATACAGGATGGGATTATTAGTTAGGGTGATAACTTATGTGTTTTGTGTAAAAAAGATATTGAATTTATTCACCATTTGTTTCTTGGTTGTGAGTTTATTTTGCAGGTGTGGTGTGCGTGACTATCTGATTTGGGAGGTTGTGGTCTGTTTCGAACTCGCTGAAAGAacactttgagagttggacaTGTGTCGTTAACAGAAAAGAGGAGCGCAACAAGTGACTCATATGCTTCTTTGCAGTTATTTGAAATGTTTGGTTAGAAAGGAACGGACAGATCTTTCATAACAAGGAAACTGGTGTAGAATAAATTTTTCACGGATCATTGACCAGTTATAGAAAGTGAAGTTGTTTGGATCCGTTCTATTATTAATG carries:
- the LOC107643951 gene encoding protein EXECUTER 2, chloroplastic (The sequence of the model RefSeq protein was modified relative to this genomic sequence to represent the inferred CDS: added 32 bases not found in genome assembly), translated to MVVVANTLGVSQAISTTSSFDSIPKKFLLSCIAPSSNNSKNYSLPLSLQLVFPGRTRTHLCRCTNYETSSSSSSSSSSSVNKWDWNRWCRHFSEIEQAESFVSLLKFQLEDAIEKEDFQEAAKLKRTIEEATSKDSVSEIMAQLKDAIDDERYHDASRLCRNTGSGLVGWWVGYSKNSDDPFGRIIHISPGMGRFIGKSYSPRQLITASNGTPVFEIYVVKNADDTYHMQVVYLRRNRGNSMSKPPSVPAKSPSKPEVENISSVEVEEHEEKAEPNDDKNSNIDGATEEGIKSVINFLKEKIPGLKVKVMNISVETEAAENESIKQLMEEDSKKTSSSENSEEEDNNLDEPDGVTLGGDSDTSGEEKDLDMKLFIGGVVHNDEDTPVKDDFTRLPAEIKDMERDSFALHIPRRNLDLDTRESKVSNIKVAALAAQGFTELMPPEVAKAFWTDKVASKVTKNMREIVKLAISQAQKRSRLSEDTYFSRISTPRGGFDPFDGLYVGAFGPYGTEVVQLRRKFGHWNDADDANNPSDVEFFEYVEAVKLTGDLNVPAGQVTFRAKIGRVNRNSNRGMYPDELGVVASYKGQGRIADFGFQNPKWVEGELLQLNGKGIGPYMKGADLGFLYVVPEQSFLVLFNRLKLPD